A portion of the Chrysemys picta bellii isolate R12L10 unplaced genomic scaffold, ASM1138683v2 scaf3, whole genome shotgun sequence genome contains these proteins:
- the LOC135977548 gene encoding up-regulator of cell proliferation-like has protein sequence MTPDSPKKRAHCIMEDVDLSSERRKAFREVLSKLKLQKYESRKLRMNYVLEINSGSLKDWTPRKLRDLPWHFLRKVMALNVTARSTSFSGGAPHDQGTRVDEEEQGIDEQIFFFSDSDTKVSVNPLDLLCAVLLCSDSFLQQEILSKMSMCQFALPLLLPSLDTPKCTLMLWAMRDIVRKWRPHSLADSRGFREESLVLTAMPTISFVRMGSCSFSKSKLLNEVLSPSQQHHDFFIHQDLSSGNVPREIADGLIEISWFFPGGRKNLDLFSEPVAVTNLRGDIESHWLQFSFLTEVSSALFIFAENITEREYTLLSSLKESTTKYYFILNRQAGKSSATLAFLNKLAPVLKLKNSHMLMKDSSTNKAKFVEKLQSTIQSISLPASNNVSGSQCHLAPLKFRERVLQRICVQRCESPAERCCRDSMYL, from the coding sequence AGAGAAGAAAAGCATTCAGAGAAGTTCTTTCCAAGTTAAAATTACAGAAGTATGAAAGCAGAAAGCTCAGGATGAATTATGTCCTGGAAATCAACTCAGGAAGTTTAAAGGACTGGACTCCTCGAAAATTAAGAGATTTACCATGGCATTTCCTGAGGAAGGTCATGGCTTTGAATGTGACAGCCAGAAGCACAAGCTTTAGTGGTGGGGCACCTCATGATCAAGGAACCAGGGTGGATGAGGAGGAACAAGGTATCGATGAacaaattttcttttttagtgacTCTGACACTAAAGTCTCTGTGAATCCACTTGATCTTCTCTGTGCCGTTCTGCtttgttcagacagcttcctacagcaggagatcctgtccaaaatgtccatgtgccagtttgccctccctctgctgTTACCTTCTCTCGACacccccaagtgcaccctaatgctgtgggccatgagggacattgtgaggaagtggaggccgcactccctggcagacagcagagggttcagagaggagagcctggtgctcacagcaatgccaaccatttcctttgtgcggatggggagctgcagcttctccaagtccaaactcctcaatgaggttctcagcccctcccagcagcaccatgATTTCTTTATCCATCAGGATTTGTCATCTGGGAACGTCCCTCGTGAAATCGCAGATGGGTTGATAGAAATTTCCTGGTTTTTCCctggtgggaggaagaatttgGATCTTTTCTCAGAACCTGTGGCAGTTACAAATCTACGTGGAGACATTGAATCGCACTGGCTGCAGTTTAGCTTTTTAACAGAGGTCTCCTCAGCTCTGTTCATATTTGCTGAAAACATCACTGAAAGGGAGTACACTCTATTATCATCTTTGAAAGAATCCACAACTAAGTACTACTTCATTCTCAACCGCCAGGCTGGGAAATCCAGTGCAACTCTGGCATTCCTTAACAAATTAGCCCCTGTGCTGAAACTGAAAAATTCACATATGCTGATGAAAGATAGCAGCACAAATAAAGCAAAATTTGTGGAAAAGCTGCAGTCCACCATACAAAGCATTTCTCTTCCGGCTTCCAACAATGTCAGTGGGAGTCAATGTCACTTGGCACCACTGAAATTCAGAGAAAGGGTCCTACAAAGGATCTGTGTCCAACGCTGTGAATCCCCAGCAGAAAGGTGTTGCAGGGATAGTATGTACCTGTAG
- the LOC135977549 gene encoding olfactory receptor 5AR1-like, translating into MAERNHTMVTEFIFVGFTDHPDLQIPLFMLFLVMYVVSLMGNLGMIALIMVETRLHTPMYFFLSQMSIVDIGYSTAIAPRMLMTFVAETRTIPLIECAAQLFFVCFFVTNECCLLAVIAYDRFKAICNPLLYRAIMSKRHCVLLVAGTYVCGSVNSIVQTLFIFSLSFCSSNVVNHFFCDVPPMLKLSCSDTHVTDLVLFTFSTVIGMTTFLGVLISYMCILLAILRICSAKGRRKTFSTCASHLTVVTMFYGTLICIYLRPSSSYVMDQDKVTSVFYALVIPMLNLLIYSLRNKEVNDAFKRVIYRKIFSW; encoded by the coding sequence atggcagagagaaaccaCACCATGGTGACCGAGTTCATTTTCGTAGGATTCACAGATCATCCAGATCTACAGATCCCCCTCTTTATGTTGTTCCTAGTGATGTATGTGGTCAGCCTGatggggaatcttgggatgatagCGTTAATCATGGTTGAAACCCGACTtcatacccccatgtactttttcctaagCCAGATGTCCATTGTAGATATTGGATATTCCACTGCCATAGCTCCCAGGATGCTAATGACCTTTGTAGCAGAGACTAGAACCATTCCTTTGATTGAGTGTGCGGCACAACTATTCTTCGTCTGTTTCTTTGTGACCAATGAATGTTGCCTCCTGGCTGTGATTGCGTATGACCGCTTCAAAGCTATCTGTAATCCACTGCTATACAGAGCCATTATGTCCAAGAGACACTGTGTCCTGTTAGTGGCTGGTACATATGTATGTGGCTCTGTGAATTCAATTGTGCAAACTCTATTTATATTCAGTCTGTCCTTCTGCAGCTCCAATGTtgtcaaccatttcttctgtgatgtgcccCCTATGCTGAAGCTGTCCTGTTCTGACACCCATGTCACTGACCTTGTACTTTTCACTTTCTCTACTGTAATTGGAATGACTACTTTCCTGGGTGTCCTAATCTCCTACATGTGCATCCTTCTGGCCATTCTTAGGATCTGTTCTGCCAAGGGGAGACGCAAAACCTTTTCCACTTGCGCCTCCCACCTGACAGTTGTCACTATGTTTTATGGGACGctgatatgtatatatttaagacCCAGTTCTAGCTACGTGATGGACCAAGACAAGGTTACCTCTGTGTTTTATGCCCTtgtgatccccatgttgaacctCCTGATCTACAGCCTGCGAAACAAGGAGGTAAATGATGCCTTTAAAAGGGTGATATACAGGAAGATTTTTTCTTGGTAA